Proteins from a genomic interval of Nostoc sp. TCL240-02:
- a CDS encoding protein kinase, whose protein sequence is MVSLTLLEPQQKTPLQQWCFENSSIIRIGRATDNHVVLTDSLVSRHHLELRHVDSADNGSGWRLISQGTNGTFLNGVLVIQSPLPDNSLLQLAQGGPILQFQIQEVTVLETGLRSPQQMQGTEENAVATVYSAQGQYTCTHEGNSPNNLFCIHCGQPLSVQQKIRHYQVLRTLGQGGMGTTYLAWDGAGQIGSIPQLLVLKEMNADMAKIAKAQELFEREAYTLKSLNHPGIPKYYDFFVEGGKKYLAMELIHGQDLEKRVYTTGPVTPSQAIAWMIQTCDILEYLHSQEPPLIHRDIKPANLMVRSSLNRIVVLDFGAVKEIGTAPGTRIGAEGYCAPEQERGQPLTQSDLYAIGPTLIFLLTGENPFKYYRQKGRNFRFDVAKVLTISSQLRDAIDRVTEPLPRDRYQTAKELAAALAACQ, encoded by the coding sequence GTGGTTAGTCTGACTCTCTTAGAACCGCAACAGAAAACGCCCCTCCAGCAGTGGTGCTTTGAGAACTCTTCCATAATTCGGATTGGTAGAGCTACAGATAATCACGTTGTTTTAACTGATAGTTTAGTTTCGCGGCATCATCTAGAACTGCGACACGTTGATTCTGCCGACAATGGCAGTGGTTGGCGGCTGATTAGTCAGGGTACAAATGGGACTTTCCTTAACGGTGTCCTTGTGATTCAGAGTCCGTTACCAGATAATTCCCTTTTGCAACTAGCACAAGGAGGCCCAATACTGCAATTCCAAATTCAGGAGGTAACAGTACTGGAAACTGGTTTGCGATCGCCACAACAAATGCAAGGGACAGAAGAAAACGCCGTTGCAACAGTCTATTCAGCCCAAGGCCAATACACTTGTACGCATGAAGGGAACTCCCCAAACAATCTGTTTTGCATCCACTGCGGTCAACCTCTTTCAGTACAACAGAAAATTCGCCATTATCAGGTATTGCGAACTCTTGGACAAGGAGGTATGGGTACTACTTACCTCGCTTGGGATGGGGCTGGTCAGATTGGGAGTATCCCACAACTGCTGGTGTTGAAGGAAATGAATGCTGATATGGCAAAAATTGCCAAAGCTCAAGAATTATTTGAGCGGGAGGCGTATACTCTCAAATCACTTAACCATCCGGGAATTCCCAAGTATTACGACTTCTTTGTCGAAGGCGGAAAAAAATACTTGGCAATGGAATTAATTCACGGACAAGATTTAGAGAAACGTGTCTATACAACTGGGCCAGTTACGCCAAGCCAAGCGATCGCTTGGATGATCCAAACCTGCGATATCTTAGAATATCTTCATAGCCAAGAACCTCCACTAATTCACCGCGATATTAAACCCGCCAACTTAATGGTGCGAAGTTCACTAAATCGCATAGTAGTACTGGATTTTGGCGCAGTTAAGGAAATTGGCACAGCGCCCGGTACCCGGATTGGTGCAGAAGGTTATTGCGCTCCTGAACAAGAACGAGGACAACCTTTGACTCAATCTGATTTGTATGCAATTGGGCCAACGCTGATTTTTCTGCTCACAGGCGAAAACCCGTTTAAGTATTACCGCCAAAAGGGGCGCAACTTCAGGTTTGATGTGGCAAAAGTTCTCACCATCAGTTCTCAATTAAGAGATGCGATTGATCGCGTTACAGAACCATTGCCACGCGATCGCTACCAAACTGCAAAGGAATTAGCT
- a CDS encoding serine/threonine phosphatase yields the protein MLICPQCKFENPKSNKFCQSCGTSLTHKVCPECSAEDVPVNALLCHNCGTECGTVFWAIIAKETIGEALGVKIDEGDVGLEEDEEAISSSSPLSLSSQITLGSYLDSQERYQLLDPLPTQSETATITVTGVRVLDCQPYQISPIEAILASQQSDLLTPSVDATGIPHLAKPYIALHSQSGREIPLIHDAWQQGDMQVVIIEDRSNWQLLLDLWQEETTSSLKILHWCYQMTQLWALLEPVNCRQSLLDFSNLRLDEDQTLALQRLYVESSSSLSVSESSEDAEAQTSAIPEEPLTIQALGRVWQALFRQSQRTQFGSVVQMLGDLDVGKIHTIAQLRSRLEEISIELEALGTATLPPIKENNTTVPTMPQSDEPEDIISKIDDMPTVVLAMQLSSLEDAGRTDVGRQRHHNEDYFGIETKIQKLELPKSRVLEGHGLYILCDGMGGHAGGEIASELAVNTLRQYFQEHWIANQLPTEDSIREAVYLANEAIYKLNQQDARSGVGRMGTTLVMLLIQDTQAAVAHVGDSRLYRLTRKRGLEQVTVDHEVGQREITRGVEASIAYARPDAYQLTQALGPRDENSINPDVGFFEINEDTLLLLASDGLSDNDLLETHWQTHLEPLLSSGANLEQGVTKLIDLGNQYNGHDNITGILIRAKVRPNLES from the coding sequence ATGCTGATTTGCCCTCAGTGTAAATTTGAAAACCCCAAAAGCAACAAATTCTGTCAAAGCTGTGGCACATCCCTGACCCACAAAGTTTGTCCTGAATGCAGCGCCGAAGATGTACCTGTAAATGCACTACTTTGTCACAACTGTGGCACGGAATGTGGAACAGTGTTTTGGGCAATTATTGCTAAAGAAACGATTGGGGAAGCTTTGGGAGTAAAGATAGATGAGGGAGATGTGGGATTAGAGGAAGATGAAGAAGCAATATCCTCGTCATCTCCTCTATCCCTTAGTTCTCAGATTACATTAGGCTCTTATTTAGACTCCCAAGAGCGCTATCAATTGTTAGATCCGCTACCTACCCAAAGTGAAACTGCCACTATTACTGTTACAGGTGTGAGAGTTCTAGACTGCCAGCCGTATCAAATATCACCTATTGAGGCAATACTAGCAAGTCAGCAATCAGATTTACTAACGCCATCAGTAGATGCAACTGGAATTCCTCACCTTGCGAAACCTTATATTGCCTTACACTCCCAAAGTGGGCGCGAGATACCACTGATTCACGATGCATGGCAGCAGGGGGATATGCAGGTGGTAATAATTGAAGACCGCTCAAATTGGCAGCTTTTACTTGACTTATGGCAAGAAGAGACAACAAGTTCGTTAAAAATTTTGCACTGGTGTTATCAAATGACCCAACTTTGGGCATTGTTGGAACCAGTAAATTGTCGTCAAAGCCTTTTAGATTTCTCAAATTTGCGATTGGATGAAGACCAAACGCTGGCGCTACAAAGATTGTATGTGGAATCATCAAGTTCTCTGTCCGTCAGCGAGTCGTCAGAAGATGCCGAAGCCCAAACATCTGCTATTCCAGAGGAGCCGTTAACCATTCAAGCTTTGGGGCGAGTTTGGCAAGCACTATTTAGGCAGTCTCAACGCACTCAATTTGGCTCTGTAGTCCAGATGTTGGGAGATTTAGATGTAGGTAAGATTCACACCATCGCACAATTGCGATCGCGTTTGGAGGAAATCTCTATTGAACTGGAAGCACTAGGAACCGCAACTTTACCCCCAATAAAGGAGAACAATACCACTGTGCCCACTATGCCGCAATCAGACGAACCAGAAGATATCATTAGCAAAATTGATGATATGCCAACTGTTGTGCTGGCGATGCAGTTAAGTAGCTTGGAAGATGCAGGACGCACAGATGTAGGCCGTCAACGTCATCATAATGAAGACTACTTTGGTATTGAAACCAAAATTCAAAAGTTGGAGTTACCTAAAAGTCGAGTTCTAGAAGGGCATGGTTTGTATATTCTCTGTGATGGTATGGGTGGACATGCTGGCGGTGAGATCGCCAGTGAGTTAGCAGTCAACACCCTACGGCAATACTTTCAAGAACACTGGATTGCCAATCAACTGCCAACAGAAGATAGCATTCGTGAGGCAGTGTATTTAGCTAATGAGGCGATTTACAAGCTCAATCAACAAGATGCCCGTTCTGGAGTAGGGCGTATGGGTACAACTTTGGTAATGCTCTTAATTCAAGATACTCAAGCAGCAGTTGCTCATGTGGGAGATAGCCGTCTCTATCGCTTGACGCGTAAGAGGGGACTAGAACAAGTCACAGTAGATCATGAAGTTGGGCAACGGGAAATTACCAGAGGAGTGGAAGCAAGCATAGCTTATGCCCGTCCAGATGCCTACCAACTAACCCAAGCTTTGGGGCCTCGTGATGAAAATTCGATTAATCCTGATGTAGGCTTTTTTGAGATTAATGAAGATACTCTTCTACTTTTGGCATCGGACGGTCTATCAGATAATGATTTACTAGAAACCCATTGGCAAACTCATTTAGAACCCTTACTTAGTTCCGGCGCTAACTTAGAACAAGGTGTTACAAAATTAATTGATTTAGGAAACCAATACAATGGTCATGACAACATTACTGGTATACTTATTCGGGCAAAAGTACGCCCAAATTTGGAAAGTTAA